Proteins from one Coffea arabica cultivar ET-39 chromosome 8c, Coffea Arabica ET-39 HiFi, whole genome shotgun sequence genomic window:
- the LOC113705523 gene encoding putative disease resistance protein At4g19050 yields the protein MDQNSVELQAEKILKLLKEKHVSTIVLSGKSGSGKTWMARKVGLPAVKKKVVDITLWISLSIRHDETSLYEHIAHQLSLLSTSVELENYDIQEVENNVGKEETLESLKEKVRARLSTDNVLQGVLVILDDEGNKMREGDGGLEQALHSIQQNSHNHSTTAADGDGRQKLKVLITSRNEDGRHQTQGGKEVVEMMPLTPEMSILLLKQGAMAKVFEIPGVESVVARFINRKTDLAPGEVSLLAKLLSYHQQVSELQGLEHTLEEAWYGENYNCTQLLLSGYEKVSDGILVDFSWQGSHFFRDNGFVHYSELISYWILEGYLGPVNSLEEAYKEGHRILMHLVDCQMLKEVNDDFVYMVRVTGDVSYCHRCGYGGTANLGLANVLVKSNDWQGIGKLTKVDGMIRTLGSYKRVQQSLTLLLDGNCLSRENPNNLLLSNQELKILGLFSLEIVSFPHSFNNFKKLNVLVLRDCDFLEKINDIRELMTLTVLEVSGSGLVKSMPKTFFST from the coding sequence ATGGACCAGAATAGTGTGGAACTGCAGGCAGAAAAAATTCTTAAACTTCTCAAGGAAAAACATGTGTCAACAATTGTTCTTTCTGGGAAATcaggaagtgggaaaacatggATGGCAAGAAAAGTTGGTCTGCCGGCAGTCAAAAAGAAAGTAGTTGACATTACACTTTGGATTTCTCTGAGTATTAGGCATGATGAGACGTCTCTTTATGAGCATATTGCTCATCAGTTATCTCTACTTTCCACTTCTGTGGAGCTGGAAAATTATGATATCCAGGAGGTAGAGAATAATGTTGGTAAGGAGGAAACCTTGGAGAGCTTGAAAGAAAAGGTACGCGCAAGACTTTCAACTGATAATGTTCTTCAGGGGGTTCTTGTAATTTTGGATGATGAAGGAAACAAAATGAGGGAAGGGGATGGAGGCTTAGAACAAGCCCTTCACTCTATCCAGCAGAATTCCCACAACCATTCAACAACAGCTGCTGATGGAGATGGACGGCAAAAACTTAAGGTGCTGATAACTTCTAGAAATGAAGATGGAAGGCACCAAACCCAGGGAGGTAAGGAAGTGGTTGAAATGATGCCTCTAACTCCAGAAATGTCAATTTTGTTGTTAAAGCAAGGAGCTATGGCAAAAGTTTTTGAAATTCCAGGTGTAGAAAGTGTAGTTGCAAGGTTCATCAATAGAAAAACAGATCTTGCACCTGGTGAAGTGTCCTTGCTAGCAAAACTATTAAGTTACCATCAACAAGTTTCTGAACTGCAGGGCCTGGAACACACTTTGGAAGAAGCATGGTATGGTGAGAACTACAACTGCACCCAGCTGCTCTTAAGTGGATATGAAAAGGTGTCAGATGGTATTTTAGTTGACTTTTCTTGGCAGGGCAGCCATTTTTTCCGTGATAATGGATTTGTTCACTACAGTGAGTTGATATCATACTGGATACTGGAAGGATATCTTGGTCCTGTTAATAGTCTTGAGGAGGCTTATAAGGAGGGGCACCGCATTTTGATGCACCTCGTGGACTGTCAAATGTTGAAAGAAGTGAATGATGATTTCGTCTACATGGTGAGAGTAACTGGGGATGTTTCTTATTGTCATCGTTGTGGTTATGGAGGAACAGCTAATCTGGGGTTGGCTAATGTGCTTGTTAAAAGTAATGATTGGCAGGGTATTGGAAAACTCACAAAGGTGGATGGTATGATCAGAACACTTGGCAGTTATAAAAGAGTGCAGCAATCATTAACACTTTTACTAGATGGCAACTGTCTCAGCAGGGAAAACCCAAATAATCTCTTACTCAGCAATCAGGAGCTGAAAATTCTGGGTCTTTTCAGTCTCGAAATTGTATCCTTTCCTCATTCTTTCAACAACTTCAAAAAACTGAATGTTCTTGTGCTCAGGGACTGTGATTTCTTAGAAAAGATCAATGACATTCGAGAACTAATGACATTAACTGTCCTTGAAGTATCTGGTTCTGGCTTGGTGAAAAGTATGCCAAAAACTTTTTTCAGTACCTGA